ACTCACTTCCTCCTGGTGAGGTTTTTAGACTACCATCcctaatttttttaatcagtttgttTGTCAAAATGATTATAGTGAGTTTGGTTCAAACAGCAGGGATGCGTTTATCCATTCCATGACTTAGCTCTTTTACCCAAATTATGATATTCAAAAGTAATAGTTTTCAAATTCAACAAGGATTATGCCGTCCCGatatatatctgatttatttatataaatttttaaatctaaAGATCAATTTTTCTCCATATTACTCGTACTTAACAAAACACGCTAGCCACATTGTGAATGTGTTTTGCTTATTCTACTCACTACGGACTTCTTGCATATCATTTCACCTCCCAAGTTTTAGAGTAGGccgcatatatttatttagtggAATTCAAAGAATCAGTGTTATTTTGAATGTATGAGGCGGACGATTTTTATTCAGCGTTTCACTGAGAAATGTATTCTCAGAATACATGCTATGCCACAATTGTTGCCACTAGGATGTTCTCTATTGGCTTGTAGTATTTCAAGTCTGTTGTTTAGTATTTCTACTCTATTGTTCAtgcaatatgtattttttctgtttgaaataaTATTGTTGTTAAATATAGTGCAAGGACACATTTCTTCACTTGTGCAAACCCTAAATTctatcagcaattttttttatattatcagcaTCAAAACTTTGAGGGTTTGTTTAGTTTTGCCAAAGTTGTGGGTGTCCAGTTCAGAGAAAAATTCCTTCTGAACAAGTCTGTAGAgaggctcaagagttccttcttaATGAGAGAATGCTTTGATGAAGTCACATGACATTACCATAAAAGATTTATATTCTGTGATGAAGCCTTGTGATGGGTGAGAGGGTTCTTATTGAAGAGAAGGAATCTCTTTCCCCGGTTCGGATCCACTTGTCTCTccatgctttttctttttttctcattgaaaTTTCAATCTCAGCTTCAtcagctttcttccatcttgctgtccagtctcTCTAACCATTACTACATAGAGCAACTGCAGGTTTTTCTTCTATTCCATCAGCGAATGCTTTTACTCAGCctaatttactttgccttttttcATCTTGCTTTTCAATCTCTCATACCGTCAGCAGATAATTTGAAAACATGGTTGTATTCACAGTTCTTGATAAGCTGGAAATAAATTGACAGCAATGTTTGCAGTGTTCTTCATATTAAGAGCATTGTAATCATTGTTGTCAAGGTATTGCCAACTTTTCGATGACAGCAAATACAAGAATGCTGTAACTTATCTGTGAACTGTGTTGATGTGCCTTAACTGGCTACTTTCACTGTCTTGATTTTGAAGATGGAATACCATTCCTTGGATTGGGGTTCACTTTCGAAGCCAAGAGTGGGAGCCATGATGGTCTCATCACACCTAGTAATGTTTAAATTCAAAAGATACTGGTATGATTCTTCATATCAGGTCCTCAAGATCTGAACAGTCTCAAAGATCAGCCTTTGGAGCCCAGTGGTGGCTGATAGTTGGGATAGGACTCCAGGCATTCTGTTCTGTAGTTATGCTGTGCCATCTTAATGGGGTAGCTAGGCCATGGATATTTGGCAGTTAGTTCCTACTAGTGTCATTGGTGGAGAGCTGAACCTTATTAAAAGTATAAGGTGTCTTTTTACCATTATAAAGTGGttgtttactcattttttaatatatttttatggatagGTCCATTAAAATAGACAGTACTCCTGGGCTTACTGATAACCCAACACAGTTAACACTACTGCCTTGAATTTGGATTAGCCCTTGAAATGTGTTGTAATACAAACTCATCAGCTTTACTATCCATGCTCCAGTCCTTTATAGAGAAGTATCAAATTTAGGAAATTTGGCAATAATAAAGTTAACTCAAAGATAGAATTTGTTCATGGTTTCTCTAAAGAATTAGGATTCGAGAAGTAGACATGTTTGATGTTCACAGGGAGATTGTAAAACAGTTGGGAAAGAACACTAAGATGTCAGTTCTTGGTGGTGGCTCACACTTGATAGAAGTGTCATACAAGGAAAAAAGCAGAATTGCATCAGTTTCAGCATTATAGGCAATGAAGTAGAAGTTTTGCCTCATTGAGCTCTAAATTCTGTTAAAGCAGTTATAAGATTAAGGAGGTTGATAAATTATTCAAGAAGTATGGTAATTGAAGTGAGGCATATGAGGAAGACCCTAACATGCTTATCTGTAATCCTGAGACTTCCACAAGGAAAAAATCCTAACTGGTGTAAGTTACAAGTAAAAACCTTTGGTCAGCTGTGTCAAAAATGTTTCTGCTGCCAGAATTATAGTCATGTGAGTAACGCACGTAGAGGtaggattaaaagtaaaaaaagttgtGTGTAACAACTGTGGGCAAGATGCCCATGGAGTATGCCATAATACACCTCATTGCATAAATTGCCTCTCACAAATTATGGATCAGATTGGGATAAAGAGGAAAGGTCAGACACTTAAAGCAAAACAACATTTGAATCAGCTCCCTATATGTTTGTTCTGACATTACTTGTCTCAGTCTTGTTACAAAGCAAACAGCATTCATGACAAACCCTGTAAAAGCCATAAAAAGAAACAGGTAGGAATTTACCATATCTAGGGAAATATATATTAGTTGATATAAAGATCAGACACCAAAAATGAAGATGActagtgaatttaattttttggcaGATAGAATGGATACAAATAAAGAGGTACCTCAAGGCAGTCCCTTTTATTAAGATGAGCACATCATCAATGGACTTTGAACGGAATGGTGGGCACCAGCGGTGGCTGGTGGCCTTTTCTCAACAAAGGCTTCATTAGCAGGTGTAGATCTCAGTCCTCTGACAGCTGATATATCTGCCTCCTTGAATGTGAGATCAGTGGACACTGGTCATGAACCACTGTCAGTTGGTGCATCGATATCTTTGGAGGCAGAGCCAGCTTCTGCTGATTCCATGACAGCTTTAGATAGATTAGCATCTTCTAGAGAGTACCAATATTGCTGTTCTTTCTGAAGAAAAGATGGCACTAAGTCTTGCTGCAAGAAGACTGTTGCTATCTCCTAAAAACCAATGAACCCCCCTGATGGCTTATGGAAAATTCAGAAACTGTGCCTCCTGATGGCTTCTGGAGAATTCAGAAACTGTCGCATAACTCCAAAGCCTCATGGCCTTTAAGGAAGTCTAAAGACTTCAAAATTTAGCCCCAAAATTCTGATTTTTCTGTTAGGCCTCTTGATAGGTAGCCTTTCCAGACATAAGACCAAATATGGTAGAAAGACTGATGTAGTGATAACTAgcaattctgaatattctaaatgttaattaacataatgaaagagagaaagagagagaaaccttccattaacagattgttattatatgaaaagattACTCTTTCAGGGAATATTTGCAACAATGGTTTGACTGACTCAGAATTGCCAACAAATGACCTACATCAGAAACAATATAACCGCATATTGGCAATTCTGAGTCAGTCAAATCATTGTTGCAAATATTCCCTGAAAGAGTAATCTTCTCATATAATAACActgcagaaataaataaacttactTATTAGAAGTTGTCCTCCAGAAAAGGAACGtttataaaatctcatttatGAATGTGATTCGTTTGTTTGGGCCAAACTAGTATAGGATTAAATGccataatttatctatatatatatatatatatatatatatatatatatatatatatatatatatatatatatatatatatatatatatatatatattgacatggGAAACCCcttcctaagcaaacccaaacctccaaaatGCCTTTTAGTCCAAATAAAGAAAGTTTCATAgtgatacctaactgaggaagggcgcaAGAAATTCAGCCCCTATGtcatttctctccatgctcccctttttgcagcatctgtttatctttcctaaagacctggtgactgctggagttacctcttttcagataaaaggcaaatggagacgaagcctgccaaAAATCCACCAGAAATGTTGAGTCCCCCAATAAAACTGGCGagcatgggttgccagaagtcaccaggatttggaagattccaacatagaaaacgaggtgactgaGCCACCATCTTGCGATCCAAGTGAACTCTGGAAGGAGCATGGAAATAAACCCCCAAGGTTATATAAGGCGAGAGACAGCGCATCTCTGCCTCAGAAACCTGCAGGTAGCAGACTGATGCacatccccttgcatgctccttattgagctgacccctccacgtggtcaccttttgATCACCCAGCAACATTACCTATGCACTCCCATTAAAATCTTCCCTCCAGACCTGGTGAAATTaaacgaggcccctccatcgctctaTTATAAGGTAATGTCCTGATTCAGGattctttcaacagtcacgtatctttaatcttccactgcaccctcattttcttttctgaaatgtgagttatcacaaagacctgactcacttagttcagtgtgaattttaatgcaagcatgTCATAACAGAATCGAGTTTTCTTGGCACCCTCTGCGCAACCCTCGATTCGTctgaaatcattataattatccttgtgtaactgtAGCATTATTCAAATTGCAGACAGTATATCGCCAGCTGTGGAAACAtctacttgtcttgtgcttcttgcagtgaaaaggccactgcaatcaattcttcggTAACccttcaagaggattaatcatagactcttCAATTACTGAaccagtgatagcataactaaccacgtggcagccacctgttgtatctgcctatcattccccagtcttctgactgacgtgtttaattgtaaatatattccatttaagtaaacctaagtgtttatctgcaacagccccttgttgaagtatgcccaactgtttttctatatagtttcctacctgacctagaaattgcagccagaatctcaaggtgtattagtaagcccatgttcacgagctagaccccagattggacccctgaacaaggagtACAGTAAGGAAGCCAGGTGAGAAcctaataatacatacatacatacatacatatatatatatatatatatatatatatatatatatatatatatatatatatatatatatatatatgtgtatatatatatatatatatcatatataaaaataaataatatgaaatataaaatttataataaaacaaagcatatatatataaacatatatatatatatatatatatatatatatatatatatatatatatatatatatatatatatatactatatatatatattgtcaaagtaTCACGCTCTCTCTCACGCCATCTCATCTGGCAAAAGAAATAAAGTAGAtattatttaattacttcattcatttttagtaGGACCCTCTGTAGGCAAAATTCACCTCTATAAaccctctctcaccactgcctttttgtGGGGGAACCTTTAATCTCTTCTCTTGTTCGAGTGACTACCAAGACTCCTTTAAATTTCAGGTGCTATTCCGGTAGGGGTAAATCTTTGCCTAAATTGAACATGTGTTTGCTGCCATCTTGAACCGCCAGCCATGCTGCCAGGTGACTGACGCCAGCGTAATCCCAGCAAGGCTATAAAGGATCTCAGAAGGACCCACTCGATCTTAGACTCTCGTCAGACTCTGTCAACAGCTCATCCAGGACTTAGGTCCTGCCCCTTGCTCTATTACCCTGCTGGTCACGACATGTGGTAGTCCTGGCACAGTAAccttttgttgtgaaattattcACATGCCCTTCCTATCGCTGGCTTCCCCAAAGGACAAGGAACATCACCTCCTACATAAGATTAGGAGTAGTCAGCTGTGGACCTGTGTATCACCTTGCGTGCGTAGTAATcccactacatcatttgcaaTGCCCTTGAAGCAGGCTCCCATTGCGTTTCTTCGGGCAATTCCCAGTCATTTGTTCCTTCATCTTGCATTGCGAGTCCTCGTTTGCCTGTCCCAAATTACGCTACCTTTCTTCTGACGtgttacttttgtatatataattaattatgtcaaaccccagagtttacctaatcaatACCCTTTTGGAGATAGGCTTTCAGCCATATTTTGATGTACATGTTTTCTATCttacctcaaggccagagtccagatttttacGTTATCCAAGGTAAGTTTCGTATATCCCTAGTGTAACTCATTAGTACACTAGACCCCCCAGTAGAAAACgtgtcaatatatattataattgtaacTTCTATTATggaaaaaaagcaatataatatataaacagtatttagCCACGAGGAATGTGAAACAACGAAGTGCAAGAGTTTTCGCCCTTACTCTAGGGCACTTTCAAGCAAgctatgtaaaatgaaatatttatgatgatttatCCTAACATTTGACCCCTTGCCAGTCTGGCCCAAATAAAGTGAACCACAGTCTACAAATGGGATTTTATAAACGTTCCTTTTCTGGAGACGACAACTTCTAATAAgcaagttcatttatttttctagtgttattatatgaaaagatCATATTTTCAGGGaatattttcaacactgatttgATTGACTTCAAAAtcagtcgtattattattattattattatatatatattattatatatatatatatatatatatatatatatatatatatatatatatatatatatatatacatacatttatttatttatctatctatatttatacatacatatactgtatatacatatgtatatacaaatacatatgtatatatgtatttgtatacatgcatacatacatacatatctgtgaggatgctatctgaagctgttggtattagtattggcacagtagagacagttctgatcGAAGATCTGAAGCTCCACAAAGTCTGTGCCAAGTTCGTGCCAAAGATCCTCTCCGACAACCAGAGACAGTTTCATGTGGAATGTTGCACTGACATTCTCGAAATGATAGAGGCTGATTCAGGTTTCCTGAATAAAGTAGTGACTTGCGACGAGAGTTGGGTGTTCACCTACGACCCTGAGAACAAACGTCAAAGTGCTCAGTGGAAGCACGCGACCTCCCCCAGACCCAAAAAGGCAAAGATGAGCAGGTAGCAAGAGAAGGCCatggttattcctttctttgattCTCAGGGGTTCATTCACATTGAATGGGTTCCTCACGGTCAAACCGTCAATAAGGAATATTACCTTACTGTTCTGAAAATGGTCAGGGAGAAGATGAGGCAGAAGAGGCCTCagcagtggaggagtggtcagtggtggttccaccaggacaatgctcCATGCCACAAGTCAGcactggtgaccacctggatggccaacaggtgaatgaaagtggtacaacacccaccctacagccctgacctagccccttgcgacttcttcctgttcccacatgaaagacagcctcaggggaaccagattccagtcaacagaggagctgaaagaagcattggaaagttacctgaagggactactaaaaaaggactttgaggaggtcttccaggattgggagagacgcatgtTCAATAAGTAACGAGGTgcgttcaataagtaatgagaaaatgtcaggagagacactgtttattttcataagcttacacaactttgtctccttcaaaataattgcctctcgcagctacacacttctgcatgcatctctcccaatcctggaagacctcctcaaagtcctttttcagtagtcccttcaggtaactttccaatgcttctttcagctcctctgttgactggaatctggttcctctgaggctgtctttcatgcgtgggaacaggaagaagttgcaaggggctaggtcagggctgtagggtgggtgttgtactactttcattcccctgttggacatccaggtggtcaccagtgttgacttgtggcattgggcattgtcctggtggaaccaccactgaccactcctccactgctgaggccccttcttcctcatcttctccctgaaccttttcagaacagtaaGGTAATATTCCTTATTGATGGTCTGACTGTGAGGAACCTATTCAATGTGAATGAGCCCCTGAGAGTCAAAGAAAAGAACAACCATTGCCTTTGCTACCTGCTCATCTTTGCCTTTTTGGGTCTGGGGGAGGTCGCGTGCTTCCACTGAGCACTTTGACGTTTGCTCTCAGGGTCGTAGGTGAACACCCAACTCTCATCGCAAGTCACTACTTTATTCAGGAAACCTGAATCAGCCTCTATCATTTTGAGAATGTTAGTGCAACATTCCACACGAAACTGCCTCTGGTCGTCGGAGAGGATCTTTGGCACGAACTTGGCACAGACTTTGTGGAGCTTCAGATCTTcagtcagaactgtctctactgtgccaatactaataccaacagcttcagatagcatcctcacagatattcgacggttttgcatcactaacctttgcacttcctcaatgttttcctccttgcgtGCACTTTTcagtgctccagatctgggttcatcctcaacctgttcatttccatcaGAAAATCTGCTAAGCCACCGATAGAAACTTGTTTGGCTCATCTGTTCacccccataggcctcctttaacattccataagcttcttgtttggttttcttaagtttaacacaaaatttgatggcgtaacattgctccatgtttccctgcattttgacaagtgttcacagatcggcaaaccggatcagactggttccaccacgttcaccgctgcactcagacttacaaatatagaaagttgccagtttgtcattttataaaatatatgtatgtgtacttcaccatgaagtagtattttgatcaaatcatatttagtgtttcgcctgacattttctcattactaattgaacatacctcgtatatatatgttaacaggGCTTTTGGGCCTTACCTGAGTTCAGTTGGTATCCTGTAGCTGGCAGCTgagaaattccttctctctctctctctctctcatttacctattctgtgtagttcttcgttgggcgagtgggttccgttcttagctagcactctgctggccacgagttcgaatctccgactggctaatgaagaataagaggaatctatttctggtgatagaagttcatttctcactataatgtggttcggattccacaataagctgtaggccctgttgctaggtaacaaattggttcttagccacgtaaaataaatttaatccttcgggccagccctaggagagctgttaatcaggtatacttaacttgtctAAGGTGAGTTAATCAAGtcctaaaattacaaaactaaaattattaagcaagtttaacaacaaatcatgtaaaataaaattatggaattAGATATTAAATCCATTAAGCATCACACCCGAAGCAAAGTAAATAATTGTATGTCAGATATGATATGTAAGGATTATTTCCTGGCCCCCCCTCACCTAGTCTCTAAACCAAGCGCCATTTCAGTGAAGTCAGATACACATAACTTTCAGTCATTTCTGTCACTGGTTCCACtttaaatgaccacttcccaCAATAGTCATGGAGCCTGGTAGGGTCCCGTATACACTAAGATGTAccctaaatttgacttcagatTTTGTTTAAGGGTtgtttggacataaaaaaaaacttggtcacaTGTTCCACAACTGGTCTGTAGATATGGAAAGGTTCTGGTCATCAGTCAAAAACAAGGTAAGGCTGCAAGAATTTTTCATCAAGTGGTTAATTGAGAAAGTGACTCAAGGTACAGAAAGTATGTCCATACCTATATACCTTGGAGGTTCTCATGAAGATGACTTGTATAAGTGCCTGAGAATCAGTTCCCAAACTGTTGTGGATGTACCAACACTTCATTGTCAACACAAAGAGGCTGATGATAGAATGTTGTTACATATCAACCATGCCACTTGCACTGACTTATTAGAGAGAGTCATAGTGGCTTCACCAGATAAAGATGTTTTAGTATGTCTACTGTACCACTTCAGTGAAACTTGGAAATTCAGTGGACTAGAAGAGCTATGGGTCCTTTGTGGACAAGCCAACACCAAAAGGGCATTGCCAGTCCATGATTTAGCACTGACAATGTCAAGAGCACTAGTTTCTGTGTTTCCAGCTGTCCATGCACTTAATGGTTGTGACACGACCAGCAAGGTTTCAACGAAACTTGCTGTATTCAAGGCAGCAGAGCAAGGTGGAATAGAGTTAATCAAGGATTtcggaaaaaataaagaactttctcGTGATGTGGAAATCAAAGCAGAGCAGTTTCTTGCCCGAGCCATTGTTGTCCAGTGATAACATTGCAAAAAAGCTCACTTAATATGAAGCTGTATGCTATTTGAAGTTGGAACAaatctttcaaaattgtttttaatgcttttatgatgGTACAGGAAATATCACAGCTCACTGAATGTATCTATGTTGACTCCATAGATACATTCAGTGAGCTGTGATATTTCCTGTACcatcataaaagcattaaaaacaattttgaaagattTGTTCCAACTTCAAATAGCATACAGCTTCATATTAAGTGAGCTTTTTTGCAATGTTATCACTGGACAAATGCCACAAAAGCTACCATAGATATACTGAATCCAGTAGATTATGGTTACATTTTGAAAGATGACTTCCTGGTACCACTTATTGTTTCTGAACCTAATCAACCCCccgattttccatttccatgcacCTGTAAAAAATGCTTTAGGTCAAATGCATGTCCTTGCCGTGTAGCAGACATTACTTGCTGTGAATTCTGTAAGTGTGATGTAAGTGGGCAGTGTAGCAGTCCAAATAATACTATAAGAAAGTCATAATGATTCTAAAGACAGTGAAGATGACTTAAtggtggaatgtgaaatgaaggttgagagtgtgattttttttttaaaacaattaatagTTCGTTACACAAGTGTATGCTTATTTGCTTAATTTCAGTACCGCACAGTATTGGGAGACATAGataaacaattatgtatgaataaatttcttttaattttaattttttttatttataccattatctgatgaaaattcatgtcaaaCAATCCTTTTATGTATTCTCCTATTCaagacctttgaaataatatgcatattgagtatattctggtcacttattgacttttatcatttttgtccggcggccatcttggatttcaaaaAGGTGGAAAGCAGGCCATTTGTGGAATAtgtgaccaagttttttttttatgtcccaacaacccttaaacaagatctgaagtcaaatttagggTACATCTTAGTGCATAAGGGACCCTACCAGGCTCCATGACTACAACAGCCATTTTAAATGTCCACTTATCCAGGAGCATATCCTCCCCAGTTAATCAtgggtccattgaaacattcctggCAAAGAACGGAACCATCTCTTATTAAAATTCAGTTCATAAATATATTACGGATATAGATAGGAATGTGAATGTTGTTTTGAATAGTTGTTTCAGCAGTCTTTCTAATGCATCTGATGTATACTTAGCAAATGGCTTTTGTGTTTTATCAGCTGTTTGTTTGCCTGGAGACTGAGCGGTAATTATTTCGCATACCATAATTCAGATTCATCATCTTGCGAATGTTCACAGTCTGTTATGCTGGAAAGAAAATGGTGTAAAATTGTTCACTCTGGTACGATCTTTGTTAGAGCTTGATTGAGCAGTGAAACTTACCTTTTTGGAGGTGGATTCTCATGTTTGTTGAAAGTGGTGATGAAGAAACTAAAAAGACTTTGATTCATAAAGTCACGATGGCTAATTCGGGAATCCAACCTTTCCCAGGCTTAGTTAATAATGTTCTCCCTCAACTGGTGGAGATTTTTAATGAGGGAGTGGATAATTACCTGACTGCTAAGAAAATCACAGATGGCGAGGATGCATTTAACCATTCAAAGGGCTTCTTAGCCCTTGATAGAGGTGATATTGGTCATCACTGTCGTAGCCATCCATATAGCAAGTGTACATGGAAGGACCTCCAAGGTTTTCTTAGAATAGCATATGGGGGCCACAGAATAAGGAGATGTAGTCCGTGATATGAGGTCATTCTTTAAGATTAGGAAGGGTCAGGATTCCATGGTTAGTTTTAGTTCTCAGTTGTAGGATCATGCAGGGGACTTagcgaagaaattgaaaagatCTGGATGGGTACGTAATGACAATATCTCTTTGGACAACTTTGGgaagttgttgcatttttcctGGCTCTTACATGAGGTCCCAGATGCTATAGtggatagttttgataagaatatAGAGAACACGCCTGATGAGGCACTAATATTTTCTCAGGTTTGCAAGCTCACGTCGAAATGTCCTGCTGTTGATAGTACCTTTTTCAATGGATGCCGAAAGCTTCTGCGGGCAGAACCTGTCTCAGGGGGATTCGGCTTTGCCTCTGGCAGTTTTTTGGCAAGGTAGAAATTGATCGAAAACCCAATTTAGCTTCCAGTGGTCTTGGTGCCAGAGTAGACAGTGATAGGAAACCTATTGATCAAATTCCACAGTTTCAGTGTTTTAACTGTAATAGGCAGgggcatactaagaagttttgccAAGTTAGACATTGTGCAGGGTGCAAGAGTTCTGACCACATTTGGCGGTCTTGCCCATCTCTTAAACAGGGTAGTGTTAGACCTGCACTTCAGAATATGGGTAGTACTAATAAGATAGCTCTTCAGCTGGGTTATCAAGGGGATCTAGGGATCGGCAAAATTTTTGGAAGACCGATCAACAAAAGGGAAAGGGATAATGAATTGTTCTTGTCACATAGCACTTTTGGAAGATGCTCCAGAGACAAAGCCTGTGGTGAAAAGGACCATGTCTAGTTCTGaggttttgatttttatagatatggGCGCCTCAGTTTATCagactatgatttttatcagtcGATGTTTTCCCAGTACCAGTTGAAACCTTCAGAAGAGAAGGTATGTGATGTTCAGGGTCATAATTTGCATGTTTTAGGTTTGGTGACCATTTACTTCTCCCTAGGTAACCAGTTAATTAAGGAACCAGTTTTGGTGATAAAGGGCGTTGCTTTGGTGAACAGAattttactgggtcatccagcaagTTGAAGGATGAACATTTCTATACACCCAGGTGTAGGTGGAGGAGGTATAACATTTGGGGTACCAGGAGTTTTTGTCCCCTATGTGGGCATTGATGAAATGGAAGGGATTACTTCTGTCAGTGATGATAATATGTAACCTGTTGTAGATAACCATTTACAGGGTGATATTGAGCCTATTGTTGAGGGG
This genomic interval from Macrobrachium rosenbergii isolate ZJJX-2024 chromosome 56, ASM4041242v1, whole genome shotgun sequence contains the following:
- the LOC136836195 gene encoding protein GVQW3-like, giving the protein MSQTSFYRWLSRFSDGNEQVEDEPRSGALKSARKEENIEEVQRLVMQNRRISVRMLSEAVGISIGTVETVLTEDLKLHKVCAKFVPKILSDDQRQFRVECCTNILKMIEADSGFLNKVVTCDESWVFTYDPESKRQSAQWKHATSPRPKKAKMSR